One stretch of uncultured Desulfovibrio sp. DNA includes these proteins:
- a CDS encoding MucR family transcriptional regulator has translation MDDYLKEALEITRAQAGVRVMSEEEIAAFIQKVAQGIKAVAEGETPVELDSGEMAVEARKSVKEKSVTCLECGKSFKILTKRHLASHGMTSAEYREKWGFKKDAPLVCKALQRERRKKMKDMKLWEKRRKVQVSPA, from the coding sequence ATGGACGATTATCTGAAAGAGGCGCTGGAAATTACCAGAGCACAAGCTGGCGTTCGCGTTATGAGCGAAGAAGAAATAGCCGCCTTTATACAGAAAGTGGCGCAGGGCATCAAAGCAGTTGCTGAAGGCGAAACGCCTGTGGAACTGGACAGCGGCGAAATGGCCGTTGAAGCACGCAAGTCGGTCAAAGAAAAGTCCGTCACCTGCCTTGAGTGCGGAAAGAGCTTTAAGATCCTTACCAAGCGTCATCTGGCCAGCCACGGCATGACCTCGGCTGAATACCGCGAAAAGTGGGGCTTCAAGAAAGACGCACCTCTGGTGTGTAAGGCCCTGCAGCGCGAACGCCGCAAAAAGATGAAAGACATGAAGCTGTGGGAAAAGCGCCGCAAGGTTCAAGTATCCCCGGCATAA
- the bioB gene encoding biotin synthase BioB: MTQSQAVATPAEALALLSLPQEQLFARATALREAAFGRGIVLCAIINAKSGNCSMDCRFCSQSRHNHTPIEVFPLLPDDELRERILRLAALPVARIGVVTSGSALSGSELQRLRTVISGLPDAVRPRVCVSLGKLTAEDFALLSGAGLTRFHHNMETSQGYYSSVCTTQTWEQRRDTVLRASEAGLSVCTGGLFGLGESWQDRVDFAFSLKKMGVSHVPMNFLHPHPETPLAGQKPLTADEALTLIAVFRHILPKATLRICGGRPLVLGSRQNEIFIAGANALMTGDYLTTHGQSIAHDLEMIAAQGLEVRCDASC, encoded by the coding sequence ATGACTCAATCACAGGCGGTTGCAACGCCCGCCGAAGCCCTCGCGCTTTTGTCCCTGCCGCAGGAACAGTTGTTTGCCAGGGCCACTGCGCTGCGCGAGGCGGCCTTTGGGCGCGGCATTGTTTTGTGCGCCATCATTAATGCAAAAAGCGGCAACTGCTCCATGGACTGTCGTTTTTGCTCCCAGAGCAGGCACAATCACACCCCCATTGAGGTTTTTCCTCTCTTGCCCGACGATGAACTGCGCGAGCGCATTCTGCGTCTTGCAGCCCTGCCTGTGGCCCGCATTGGCGTTGTTACCAGCGGTTCGGCCCTGAGCGGCAGCGAATTGCAGCGCCTGCGTACTGTAATTTCCGGCCTGCCGGATGCCGTGCGCCCGCGCGTCTGCGTTTCGCTGGGCAAACTAACGGCTGAAGATTTTGCCCTTTTGTCCGGGGCCGGGCTTACCCGGTTCCACCATAATATGGAAACCTCGCAGGGCTATTACTCCAGCGTATGCACTACGCAAACCTGGGAGCAGCGGCGCGACACTGTGCTGCGAGCCAGTGAGGCGGGCCTGAGCGTGTGTACTGGCGGCCTGTTCGGCCTGGGTGAGAGCTGGCAAGACCGCGTGGACTTTGCCTTCAGTCTCAAAAAGATGGGCGTGAGCCATGTGCCCATGAATTTTCTGCATCCGCACCCGGAAACACCTTTGGCAGGGCAGAAGCCCCTCACCGCTGATGAAGCGCTAACACTCATTGCCGTGTTCCGGCACATTTTGCCCAAGGCGACCTTGCGCATTTGCGGGGGCAGGCCTCTTGTGCTGGGCAGCCGCCAGAATGAAATTTTTATCGCCGGGGCCAATGCCCTCATGACGGGTGATTATCTTACAACCCACGGGCAGAGCATTGCGCATGATCTTGAAATGATCGCCGCGCAAGGGCTTGAGGTTCGCTGTGATGCAAGCTGCTGA
- the bioA gene encoding adenosylmethionine--8-amino-7-oxononanoate transaminase encodes MQAAEEKTDPPLRGLFVAGSGTDVGKTVVTAALLRALLLAGVKAQAVKPVQTGVAPEQAATAPLADARVYAAAVAGMPQSAAMLPATALHCFSLPASPHLAAAREGARLTCAGLRNDIVCHSRASTAEMLLLEGAGGLRVPLNEREDMLDLMASVGLPVLLVGGNYLGGLNHILLSLDALRHNGLQLAGVVLVPSADPAAGCPGVDVDAMLADNATMLRERLTQQGIAAPLVELPRVPQLDAAAWQTLAQGLEPLVRHLQASQDSACDCGADVVRRDHQTIWHPYASAMQPPLLSTVARTRANRIVLAGGRELVDGMSSWWAAVHGYNNPRLMEALHSQAGRMPHVMFGGLTHEPAVNLAEKLLRLMPAGLERVFFADSGSVAVEVALKMTLQYQQGRGQTGRSKFLTPRGGYHGDTFGAMSVCDPVTGMHSLFTAMLPQQIFMERPSCRFDQPFDPASLDDARRVFAGRGHEIAAVILEPVVQGAGGMWFYHPEYLRGLAQLCREAGALLIFDEIATGFGRTGKMFAAEWAGVSPDILCCGKALTGGVLTLAATACTASVAQGICTGGNVFMHGPTFMANALACAVACASLDLLQEEDWRQKVANLESGLRSGLAPCAELQGVADVRVLGGIGVVETCEPVNTSALQEYFVRHGIWVRPFNRLVYLMPPYVTPAEDVARLCTVVAGALESGAHLQG; translated from the coding sequence ATGCAAGCTGCTGAGGAAAAGACTGACCCACCGCTAAGGGGCCTTTTTGTAGCCGGTTCCGGCACAGATGTAGGCAAGACCGTTGTGACGGCGGCCCTGCTGCGGGCCTTGCTGCTGGCCGGAGTCAAGGCGCAGGCTGTAAAACCTGTGCAGACAGGCGTTGCGCCGGAGCAGGCCGCTACGGCCCCTCTGGCCGATGCCCGCGTGTATGCCGCTGCCGTTGCGGGCATGCCGCAAAGCGCCGCCATGCTGCCTGCCACGGCCCTGCATTGCTTCAGCCTGCCTGCTTCGCCCCATCTGGCCGCGGCCCGCGAAGGCGCGCGCCTGACCTGCGCAGGGTTGCGCAACGACATTGTTTGCCACAGCCGTGCCAGCACCGCTGAAATGCTGCTGCTTGAGGGCGCTGGCGGCTTGCGGGTGCCGCTCAACGAGCGTGAAGACATGCTCGACCTCATGGCCTCGGTGGGTCTGCCCGTGCTGCTTGTGGGCGGCAATTATCTGGGTGGTCTGAACCACATTCTGCTTTCGCTGGATGCATTGCGTCATAACGGCCTGCAACTGGCCGGAGTGGTGCTTGTCCCATCTGCCGATCCGGCAGCGGGTTGCCCCGGCGTGGATGTGGACGCCATGCTGGCCGACAACGCCACCATGCTCCGCGAGCGGCTGACGCAACAGGGTATTGCAGCGCCGCTGGTGGAATTGCCGCGTGTGCCGCAACTGGATGCGGCGGCATGGCAGACCCTGGCTCAGGGGCTTGAGCCGCTGGTGCGGCATCTGCAAGCCTCACAGGATTCTGCTTGCGACTGTGGTGCAGATGTTGTGCGCCGCGATCACCAGACCATCTGGCACCCCTACGCCTCGGCCATGCAGCCGCCCTTGCTCAGCACTGTGGCGCGCACCAGAGCCAACCGCATTGTGCTGGCTGGCGGCAGGGAACTTGTGGACGGCATGTCATCTTGGTGGGCAGCCGTGCACGGATACAACAATCCGCGCCTTATGGAAGCCCTGCATTCACAGGCCGGGCGCATGCCCCATGTAATGTTTGGCGGGCTGACGCACGAACCGGCGGTCAATCTGGCCGAAAAACTGCTGCGCCTCATGCCTGCGGGGCTTGAGCGCGTATTTTTTGCCGATTCCGGCTCGGTGGCGGTGGAGGTTGCGCTGAAAATGACCCTGCAATACCAGCAGGGCAGGGGCCAGACCGGGCGCAGCAAGTTTCTTACGCCGCGCGGCGGTTATCATGGGGATACCTTTGGCGCCATGTCGGTGTGCGACCCGGTTACGGGCATGCACAGCCTGTTTACGGCCATGCTGCCCCAACAGATATTCATGGAGCGGCCAAGTTGCCGCTTTGACCAGCCCTTTGACCCCGCGAGCCTTGACGATGCCCGGCGTGTTTTTGCCGGGCGCGGGCACGAGATCGCGGCGGTGATTCTTGAACCAGTGGTGCAGGGCGCGGGCGGCATGTGGTTTTACCATCCCGAATACCTGCGCGGGCTTGCGCAACTGTGCCGTGAGGCTGGCGCGCTGCTGATATTTGATGAAATCGCCACGGGCTTTGGCCGCACGGGCAAGATGTTTGCTGCGGAATGGGCCGGTGTTTCACCGGATATTCTGTGTTGCGGCAAGGCGCTCACGGGCGGGGTGCTCACGCTGGCTGCCACGGCCTGCACAGCCAGCGTGGCGCAGGGCATTTGCACCGGGGGCAATGTGTTTATGCACGGCCCCACCTTTATGGCCAATGCGCTGGCATGCGCCGTGGCCTGCGCGAGCCTTGACCTGCTGCAGGAGGAAGACTGGCGGCAGAAGGTGGCAAATCTTGAAAGCGGCCTGCGCTCCGGGCTTGCCCCCTGTGCGGAGCTGCAAGGCGTGGCTGACGTGCGCGTACTGGGCGGCATCGGCGTTGTGGAAACGTGCGAACCCGTCAATACATCAGCATTACAGGAATATTTTGTGCGGCACGGCATCTGGGTGCGGCCATTTAACCGGCTTGTTTACCTCATGCCGCCGTATGTTACTCCGGCTGAGGATGTGGCGCGGCTTTGCACTGTGGTGGCAGGCGCATTGGAATCTGGAGCGCATCTGCAAGGATAA
- a CDS encoding formate--tetrahydrofolate ligase, protein MTLDPTKHPDWQIALDAEQNMKTFEALTAEMGLEPSEVLPYGRYMGKIEQQEVLQRLESRPNGKYVDVTAITPTPLGEGKSTTTIGLVQGLARRGLRSSAAIRQPSGGPTMGMKGSAAGGGLSQCIPLTPYSLNFTGDIHAVGAAHNLAMTALTSRMQHERNYDDATLERLSGMRRLDIDPTRVSTGWVMDFCAQALRNVIIGMEGDGRRNDGFMMRSHFDITVASEVMSILSVARDLADLRQRMGRMVLALDRNGRPVTTADLEVDGAMTAWLVEAIKPNLIQTIEGQPVLVHTGPFGNIALGQSSVIADRVGLKLGDIHVTESGFAAEMGYEKFWNLKCRYSGLAPDAAVIVATVRALKHHGGAPQPRPGQPLPEEYLREDVGLVEAGCVNLLHHIGIVRRSGVPSVVCINKFYTDKPAEIAAIRRICEKAGASVAVSEHWEKGGEGALELADAVMDACNSPKRNFRPLYDWKLPIAERIVCIAREVYGADGVDFEPMAAQRLKTLQERPDADELGVCMVKTQYSLSDDAKRKGVPSSWRLHVRDVLLFGGAGLVAPVAGDISLMPGTGSRPSFRNIDVDVATGRVTGVF, encoded by the coding sequence ATGACTCTTGATCCCACCAAGCACCCGGACTGGCAGATAGCCCTGGATGCCGAACAGAATATGAAAACTTTTGAAGCCCTGACCGCCGAGATGGGGCTGGAACCTTCAGAAGTCCTGCCCTACGGGCGATACATGGGCAAGATTGAGCAGCAGGAAGTGCTGCAAAGGCTTGAGAGCCGCCCCAACGGCAAATACGTTGATGTTACGGCCATCACGCCCACGCCCCTTGGCGAAGGCAAGTCCACCACCACCATCGGTCTGGTGCAGGGGCTTGCACGGCGCGGTTTGCGGTCTTCTGCCGCCATCCGTCAGCCTTCGGGCGGCCCCACCATGGGCATGAAGGGTTCCGCTGCGGGCGGCGGTCTTTCGCAGTGCATCCCGCTCACGCCGTATTCCCTCAACTTTACGGGCGATATCCATGCAGTGGGCGCGGCCCACAACCTTGCCATGACGGCCCTCACATCCCGCATGCAGCACGAGCGCAACTATGACGATGCAACGCTTGAGCGGCTCTCGGGCATGCGCCGTCTGGATATTGATCCCACGCGCGTCAGCACCGGCTGGGTGATGGATTTCTGCGCTCAGGCCCTGCGCAACGTGATTATAGGCATGGAAGGCGACGGCAGGCGCAACGACGGCTTTATGATGCGCTCGCACTTTGACATCACCGTTGCTTCCGAGGTCATGTCCATTCTTTCCGTGGCGCGGGATCTGGCCGATCTGCGGCAGCGCATGGGCCGCATGGTGCTTGCCCTTGACCGCAACGGCAGGCCCGTGACCACCGCCGACCTTGAAGTGGACGGCGCCATGACCGCCTGGCTGGTGGAGGCCATCAAGCCCAACCTTATCCAGACCATCGAGGGCCAGCCCGTGCTGGTGCACACTGGCCCCTTCGGCAACATCGCTCTGGGACAGAGTTCGGTTATTGCCGACAGGGTGGGGCTGAAGCTTGGCGACATCCATGTGACAGAATCCGGTTTTGCCGCAGAAATGGGCTACGAGAAATTCTGGAACCTCAAGTGCCGTTACAGTGGCCTTGCGCCTGACGCGGCAGTGATTGTGGCGACGGTGCGGGCGCTCAAGCACCACGGCGGCGCGCCGCAGCCCCGCCCCGGCCAGCCCCTGCCCGAAGAATATCTGAGGGAAGATGTGGGCCTGGTGGAAGCCGGTTGCGTCAACCTGCTGCACCACATCGGCATTGTGCGCCGTTCCGGTGTGCCCTCTGTAGTGTGCATCAACAAGTTTTATACCGACAAGCCCGCAGAAATCGCCGCTATCCGCCGCATTTGCGAAAAGGCGGGGGCTAGCGTGGCTGTTTCGGAACACTGGGAAAAAGGCGGCGAAGGCGCGCTTGAACTGGCAGATGCCGTCATGGACGCCTGCAATTCGCCCAAGCGGAACTTCCGTCCGCTCTACGACTGGAAGCTGCCCATTGCTGAGCGCATTGTCTGCATCGCCCGCGAAGTGTACGGCGCGGACGGCGTGGATTTTGAACCCATGGCTGCCCAGCGGCTCAAGACGCTTCAGGAACGCCCCGATGCGGACGAGCTTGGCGTGTGCATGGTCAAAACCCAGTATTCGCTTTCGGACGACGCCAAGCGCAAGGGCGTGCCTTCATCCTGGCGGCTGCATGTGCGCGATGTACTGCTTTTTGGCGGCGCTGGTCTTGTGGCTCCGGTGGCGGGCGACATCAGCCTTATGCCCGGTACTGGCTCCAGGCCCTCCTTCCGCAACATCGATGTGGATGTGGCAACCGGACGTGTAACCGGCGTGTTCTAG
- a CDS encoding HD domain-containing phosphohydrolase — protein sequence MEVVLRGVRGSIAVPAPAMSFYGGNTSCVELRSDNGALIFFDAGTGLRQAGENLPESGTCHLFISHGHTDHIQGLGFFPPLHSPRWTTHIYIPAWLEDVLDNHFAHGMFPIPFSDFAGNVVRHSLEPGDEVHPADGVAVAAIAANHPGGALAYRVCADNAVFVYSGDYEITSAPEVQQAARELLEGVDLAVVDSMYSKASYVEGWGHSRWEDWRDLGHAAGSGCIVLSHHAPDMTDAQIDALQHEALHSCQTSGQRLCFAREGMRFSLPMPRQQACGECGLVQFSDWLDRFLDDLSQYQDENTLLDRILAKSREITRADAGTIFLVDGEDLLFAYTHNDSLFSVNTASKFAYSSARLPINPHSIAGYAACTGEMLNIVNVRALPKDLPFSFRDDFDKATGYHTESMLVVPFHDHAGHISGVMQLINSLDPRTGKPRKFTHDMERHIRVLAREIANILERSHLVRASINRLVRLASVHDPLETGPHAERVGAIAAEMYQVWANRLCLDPDVTLHVKSQIRLAAMLHDIGKVGVSDLLLKKPGKLSDEEMAVMRSHTIIGAGILEVEAQSGGFMSFAREIAHHHHQKWNGKGYAGPSDAGRLEGEGIPLAARITAIADVFDALVSPRSYKAAWPHEKALVLLREEAGSHFDPQLVECLEEIMDVVAKIYERFPDAEPEQPNRDIAS from the coding sequence ATGGAAGTAGTGCTCAGAGGCGTGCGCGGCAGCATTGCCGTGCCAGCTCCGGCCATGTCGTTTTACGGTGGCAACACCTCATGCGTTGAACTGCGCTCCGACAACGGGGCGCTGATTTTTTTTGACGCAGGCACAGGTCTGCGGCAGGCTGGCGAAAACCTGCCGGAAAGCGGCACCTGCCATCTTTTTATTTCGCACGGGCATACGGATCACATTCAGGGGCTGGGGTTCTTTCCGCCCCTGCATTCCCCCCGCTGGACAACCCACATCTATATTCCCGCCTGGCTTGAAGACGTGCTGGACAATCACTTTGCCCACGGCATGTTTCCCATACCATTCAGCGACTTTGCCGGAAATGTGGTGCGGCACAGCCTTGAACCCGGTGACGAGGTGCATCCCGCCGATGGTGTCGCGGTTGCGGCCATAGCGGCCAACCATCCCGGCGGAGCGCTTGCCTACAGGGTTTGCGCCGACAATGCCGTTTTTGTGTACTCCGGCGATTATGAAATCACCAGCGCCCCAGAAGTGCAGCAGGCGGCGCGCGAACTGCTTGAAGGCGTGGATCTGGCTGTTGTGGACAGCATGTACAGCAAGGCCAGCTATGTTGAAGGCTGGGGGCATTCTCGCTGGGAAGACTGGCGTGATCTGGGCCATGCTGCCGGGTCGGGCTGCATTGTGCTTTCACACCATGCGCCGGATATGACCGACGCGCAGATAGACGCACTACAGCATGAGGCCTTGCACAGTTGCCAGACAAGCGGGCAGCGCCTGTGCTTTGCGCGTGAGGGCATGCGGTTCAGCCTGCCCATGCCCAGGCAACAGGCCTGCGGGGAATGTGGTCTGGTTCAGTTCAGCGACTGGCTCGACAGATTTCTGGACGACCTTTCGCAGTATCAGGACGAGAACACGCTGCTCGACCGCATCCTCGCCAAATCCCGAGAGATCACGCGGGCTGATGCAGGAACCATTTTTCTTGTTGATGGGGAAGACCTGCTCTTTGCCTATACGCACAACGACAGTCTGTTTTCTGTAAACACTGCCTCAAAGTTCGCCTATTCCTCGGCGCGCCTGCCCATCAATCCCCATTCCATTGCGGGCTATGCGGCCTGCACGGGCGAAATGCTCAATATTGTGAATGTGCGCGCCTTGCCGAAGGATTTGCCGTTTTCGTTCCGCGATGATTTTGACAAGGCCACGGGATACCACACGGAATCCATGCTTGTGGTGCCTTTTCACGACCACGCGGGGCACATCTCGGGTGTGATGCAGCTCATCAACAGCCTTGATCCGCGCACGGGCAAGCCCCGCAAGTTCACCCACGACATGGAGCGGCACATACGGGTGCTGGCTCGCGAAATCGCCAATATCCTTGAGCGCAGCCATCTGGTGCGGGCAAGCATCAACCGGCTTGTGCGGCTGGCCTCGGTGCATGATCCGCTGGAAACTGGCCCCCATGCCGAGCGTGTGGGTGCCATTGCCGCAGAAATGTATCAGGTGTGGGCCAACCGCCTGTGCCTTGACCCGGACGTGACCCTGCATGTCAAAAGCCAGATACGCCTTGCTGCCATGTTGCACGACATAGGCAAGGTGGGCGTGAGCGATCTGCTGCTGAAAAAGCCGGGCAAGCTCTCTGATGAAGAAATGGCCGTCATGCGGTCGCATACGATTATTGGCGCGGGCATTCTGGAGGTAGAGGCCCAGAGCGGCGGATTCATGTCCTTCGCCCGCGAGATAGCCCACCATCACCACCAGAAATGGAATGGCAAGGGCTATGCAGGCCCCAGCGATGCGGGCAGGCTGGAAGGGGAGGGTATCCCCCTTGCGGCGCGCATAACCGCCATTGCCGATGTGTTTGATGCGCTGGTTTCTCCCCGTTCGTACAAGGCCGCATGGCCGCACGAAAAGGCTCTTGTACTCCTGCGCGAGGAGGCAGGCAGTCATTTCGACCCGCAGCTTGTGGAATGCCTTGAAGAAATCATGGACGTTGTCGCCAAGATTTATGAGCGTTTTCCTGATGCGGAGCCGGAACAGCCAAACCGTGACATTGCTTCATGA
- a CDS encoding CHASE2 domain-containing protein, with protein MNFADALKRLLRQPWIFTALVGLCGGLAMLALYVVQPVALQRLDLRIYDALLPLRRQSEPSPVPLVVDIDEESLARYGQWPWPRYLVADLVDRLAQNGAASIGLDIMFAEPDRTSPTRLREGLYRDRGVALEIVGLPSYLGDFDTLFAASVRAAPVVLGAFARYAGEPYSGPMPQPPAMIARGGKDAPPFDAYLPTALGAVLPLPQLFAEAPVGFVNVSPDADGLVRQVPLLLRLGDAVYPSLALQALMRALGTDALRLYTGPDGLFSVAAGEFKIPVSREGYMLVPFQGGRHTYRYVSAAKVLDGSAKRADIDGCIVFVGTSAPGLADIRATPFDRVMPGVEVHAAAIDAMISGNFVQAPSWGPGAQALIIAFVTCAATLAFGFAGPRVYVPSSLALMGATVVASRQLFMGGLFLSPLYGLLTTLLCGGLLLSVRFWQEEKQKIVLRRAFSRYVSPEVVKRISKRQGDLLAGENRELSILFTDIRGFTSLSESLSPQDVVQLLNSYFTPMTAIVRSRQGTLDKFIGDALMAFWNAPLDVPGHPALAVDAALSMQEQLEALNGEIEASFGIRLAMGAGIHTGQAYVGNMGSDDLINYTLIGDNVNLASRLEGLCKRYGAPVVVSEDTREGCGDAFAFVHLDVLRVKGKTKPVSIYWPMRPGTDAIFQESMPQWIAARALYEKGDFSEAAAGFAALVKRYPGVRLFGLYHERSLMLAQNPPAQWDGIWTMEGK; from the coding sequence ATGAACTTTGCAGATGCCCTGAAACGGCTGCTGCGGCAGCCGTGGATTTTCACCGCCCTTGTGGGGCTGTGCGGCGGCCTTGCCATGCTGGCGCTGTATGTGGTGCAGCCTGTGGCGCTGCAACGCCTTGATCTGAGAATTTACGATGCTCTGCTGCCCCTTCGGCGGCAAAGCGAGCCTTCTCCGGTACCTCTTGTTGTTGATATAGACGAGGAATCCCTGGCCCGTTACGGACAGTGGCCCTGGCCCCGGTATCTGGTGGCCGACCTGGTGGACAGACTGGCGCAGAATGGCGCTGCTTCCATAGGGCTGGATATCATGTTTGCAGAGCCGGACAGAACCTCGCCGACACGTCTGCGCGAGGGGCTTTACCGCGACAGGGGCGTGGCGCTAGAAATTGTGGGCCTGCCTTCATATCTGGGGGATTTTGATACCCTGTTCGCCGCCTCCGTGCGCGCCGCGCCTGTGGTGCTGGGCGCGTTTGCCCGCTATGCGGGCGAGCCGTATTCCGGCCCCATGCCGCAGCCTCCGGCCATGATAGCGCGGGGCGGCAAGGATGCCCCCCCATTTGATGCCTATTTACCGACTGCCCTTGGCGCAGTTTTGCCTCTGCCGCAGCTTTTTGCAGAGGCCCCCGTGGGTTTTGTGAATGTATCGCCCGATGCGGATGGCCTTGTGCGGCAGGTTCCGCTGCTCCTCAGGCTTGGCGATGCTGTTTACCCCTCGCTGGCCTTGCAGGCCCTCATGCGCGCGCTGGGAACTGATGCCCTGCGGCTGTACACCGGGCCGGACGGGCTTTTCAGCGTGGCGGCGGGGGAGTTCAAGATTCCGGTTTCGCGCGAAGGCTATATGCTGGTTCCCTTTCAGGGAGGGCGGCATACCTATCGGTATGTCAGCGCCGCCAAGGTGCTGGATGGCAGCGCAAAGCGGGCTGATATTGACGGTTGCATTGTTTTTGTGGGCACGTCAGCACCCGGTCTGGCCGATATCCGCGCAACGCCCTTTGACAGGGTGATGCCCGGGGTGGAGGTACATGCAGCGGCCATAGACGCCATGATCAGCGGCAATTTTGTGCAGGCGCCATCCTGGGGGCCGGGTGCGCAGGCGCTGATAATAGCCTTTGTGACCTGCGCGGCAACGCTGGCCTTTGGTTTTGCCGGGCCGCGCGTATATGTGCCGTCTTCTCTGGCGCTGATGGGCGCTACGGTCGTGGCCTCACGGCAGCTGTTTATGGGGGGCCTCTTTCTCTCGCCCCTGTATGGTCTGCTCACCACCCTGCTGTGCGGCGGTTTGCTGCTGAGCGTGCGTTTCTGGCAGGAGGAAAAGCAGAAGATCGTTCTGCGCCGGGCGTTTTCGCGCTATGTGTCGCCGGAGGTGGTCAAGCGGATCAGCAAGCGGCAGGGCGATCTGCTGGCTGGCGAAAATCGCGAGCTTTCCATCCTGTTTACGGATATTCGGGGTTTTACAAGCCTTTCCGAATCGCTTTCACCGCAGGATGTGGTGCAGCTGCTGAACAGCTATTTTACGCCCATGACGGCAATTGTGCGCAGTCGGCAGGGCACCCTGGACAAGTTCATCGGCGATGCGCTCATGGCCTTCTGGAACGCACCCCTTGATGTGCCGGGCCATCCCGCACTTGCGGTGGACGCCGCACTGAGCATGCAGGAGCAGCTTGAGGCGCTGAACGGCGAAATTGAGGCGAGCTTTGGCATACGGCTTGCGATGGGCGCGGGCATTCACACCGGGCAGGCCTATGTGGGCAACATGGGGTCAGACGACCTCATCAACTACACCCTCATTGGCGATAATGTGAATCTGGCCTCGCGCCTTGAGGGCCTGTGCAAACGCTATGGCGCGCCCGTGGTGGTGAGTGAGGATACCAGGGAAGGCTGCGGGGATGCCTTTGCCTTTGTTCATCTTGATGTGCTGCGCGTGAAGGGTAAGACGAAGCCCGTCAGCATTTACTGGCCCATGAGGCCGGGTACGGATGCAATTTTTCAGGAGTCCATGCCGCAATGGATCGCGGCGCGCGCACTGTATGAAAAGGGGGATTTTTCCGAGGCTGCGGCTGGCTTTGCCGCGCTGGTAAAAAGGTATCCAGGCGTGCGCCTGTTTGGTTTGTATCATGAGCGCTCGCTCATGCTTGCGCAGAATCCACCTGCCCAGTGGGACGGCATCTGGACAATGGAAGGCAAGTAG
- a CDS encoding FecR family protein has protein sequence MIRSMLGRGALALCLTLLAGGVCTAKDVGQVISFKAGVTAQRSGQAVVLDMKSPVADRDTLTTDATGRAQILFDDDTTVSLGSNTSLSLETVVAEGANPAFKVRMGQGIARFITGKIVEKNPDGFSVVTPDATVGIRGTILSLKVDSGATTVYVANTSKEVFVNGVRVPSGFKITLPQGTVTPMTPADHNLVSGSVAANRPASGGTAQLAPPSPVMGNPITPTPLAQTPIVAQALGEGFRQTGNANVSGALITGMYTGSFSFLVNLTNGNVSNGVMQSGNSDTPMAMTGGRGSISGSSLNVSGFTANDYSGSMSGTAARNTSGLSVIGGYNVTNNSDGSLRESGTFSGKQR, from the coding sequence ATGATTCGTTCAATGCTGGGGCGCGGGGCTTTGGCCCTGTGCCTGACTTTGCTGGCCGGAGGCGTATGCACGGCCAAGGATGTGGGACAGGTTATTTCCTTCAAGGCAGGCGTTACTGCCCAGAGGAGTGGACAGGCCGTGGTGCTGGACATGAAAAGCCCGGTTGCGGATCGGGATACGCTGACTACAGACGCCACGGGCCGGGCGCAGATTTTGTTTGACGACGACACAACAGTGTCGCTTGGTTCCAACACGTCCCTGAGCCTTGAAACTGTGGTCGCAGAAGGCGCGAATCCTGCCTTCAAGGTCAGGATGGGGCAGGGCATAGCCCGGTTTATCACGGGCAAGATTGTGGAAAAAAATCCTGACGGGTTTTCTGTGGTTACGCCGGATGCCACCGTAGGCATCCGCGGCACCATCCTTTCCCTTAAGGTGGATAGCGGCGCCACAACCGTGTATGTAGCCAATACCTCCAAAGAGGTTTTTGTTAACGGTGTGCGGGTGCCGTCCGGTTTCAAGATCACCCTGCCGCAGGGTACGGTTACCCCCATGACGCCAGCAGACCACAACCTGGTGTCTGGCAGCGTGGCGGCCAACAGACCCGCCTCTGGCGGAACCGCGCAGCTGGCGCCGCCTTCCCCCGTAATGGGGAACCCAATTACGCCAACGCCCCTGGCGCAGACGCCCATTGTAGCGCAGGCGCTGGGCGAGGGCTTCCGGCAGACGGGCAACGCCAACGTGTCTGGCGCGCTGATAACTGGTATGTATACAGGATCGTTCAGTTTTCTTGTTAACCTGACAAACGGCAATGTGAGCAACGGTGTCATGCAGTCTGGCAACTCGGACACACCTATGGCAATGACGGGCGGAAGGGGAAGCATCAGCGGCTCAAGCCTGAATGTTAGCGGATTCACGGCCAATGATTATTCCGGCTCCATGAGTGGCACCGCCGCCCGCAACACATCAGGGCTGTCTGTTATAGGCGGCTACAATGTCACTAATAACAGTGATGGCAGCTTGAGGGAATCTGGTACATTTTCCGGCAAACAACGATAG